From Thermodesulfovibrionales bacterium, a single genomic window includes:
- a CDS encoding response regulator, which translates to MKILIVDDDLHIRRLYKEELEEEGYEVVVAATGTEAIELFEKENPDLVTLDILMPDMDGIKLLRQMKEKKPRIPIIMSTAYDYRDDFAVWASEAYIVKSAELTELKETVKKLLGKK; encoded by the coding sequence ATGAAGATACTCATTGTTGATGATGACCTGCATATCAGGAGACTCTACAAGGAAGAACTCGAGGAGGAAGGGTACGAGGTCGTTGTTGCCGCAACGGGCACGGAGGCGATAGAGTTGTTCGAAAAGGAGAATCCCGATCTTGTTACCCTCGATATCCTCATGCCCGATATGGACGGCATAAAACTCTTGCGGCAGATGAAGGAGAAGAAGCCCCGGATTCCGATAATCATGTCGACGGCGTATGACTATCGGGACGATTTCGCCGTCTGGGCGTCGGAGGCCTATATCGTGAAATCTGCGGAACTGACAGAGCTGAAAGAGACAGTAAAGAAACTCCTCGGTAAGAAGTAA
- a CDS encoding PAS domain S-box protein — LIDNSADAIVTSDFGGFITSWNQGAERIYGFSEAEVIGKFLPFVPDFLRDAEKVHTERVRGGEVLRDIETVRQRKDGSIIEVSLTLSPIKDASGDIIGISGISRDISDKKRVEKELITKNQELSRLFFISSAMRSTLDPERLLRMILTAVTMGEGLSFNRAVLLLVDEEKKVLKGAMGVGPESHEEAGRIWERLSREKRSLADIMSEIDTGPLKKESFLDRLSLGIEVPLETDSLLALSVREKKPFNVPDARQEPHSDAILIQQLGTEAYAIVPLISRDRVIGILWVDNLFNRRPVTDEDMKFLVAFSNQVATAIESAKLFEKISIAEAELENIFRSISDMVYFTDMDYTIKSVNKAVMDRFGKDEKALVGKKCYEVFHGMDVPWKECPHHKTVIEKKAFVEELEDPFLGGTFLTSTSPIFDTSGNFMGTVHIVRDITEIKNIQERLSNAERMAALGEVAAKVTHEIRNPLVSIGGFALRLEKKLDGNLKEYASIITNEVRRLEEILKDILGFVREVRLSRTTVDINALLGDILSLVASEIGERGITIGTSFGEVATSLLDPDRIKEAFLNIMNNAIQAVGTHGEIRVKTYARDDFIVAEVSDTGAGIDEKDMPFIFDPFYTTKPTGTGLGLAITRRIIEEHKGRVEVRSKAGAGTTIRVFLPKGKEVS; from the coding sequence GCCGAGAAGGTGCATACCGAGAGGGTGAGAGGGGGTGAGGTGCTCAGGGATATAGAAACCGTTCGCCAGCGGAAGGATGGATCGATTATCGAGGTGAGCCTCACCCTCTCTCCTATAAAAGACGCATCGGGAGATATTATCGGCATCAGCGGAATATCCCGTGACATTTCCGACAAGAAACGGGTCGAAAAGGAGTTGATCACGAAGAATCAGGAACTCTCGAGGCTCTTCTTCATCAGCTCCGCTATGAGGAGCACCCTCGACCCTGAGCGGCTCCTCCGGATGATCCTGACGGCGGTGACCATGGGCGAGGGGCTGAGCTTCAATCGCGCGGTCCTCCTCCTTGTCGATGAGGAGAAGAAGGTCCTCAAAGGCGCCATGGGTGTCGGACCTGAAAGTCATGAGGAAGCGGGGAGGATATGGGAGCGGCTGTCCCGCGAGAAGCGGTCGCTGGCCGATATCATGAGTGAGATCGATACGGGGCCCTTAAAGAAGGAGTCTTTTCTCGACAGGCTGAGCCTTGGCATTGAGGTCCCGCTTGAGACCGACTCTCTCCTTGCCCTGTCGGTCAGGGAAAAGAAGCCTTTTAACGTGCCTGACGCGAGACAGGAGCCGCACTCCGACGCCATCTTAATCCAGCAACTCGGCACGGAGGCGTACGCGATCGTACCTCTGATATCGAGGGACAGGGTCATCGGCATCCTCTGGGTCGATAATCTCTTCAACAGGAGACCGGTGACGGATGAGGACATGAAATTCCTCGTCGCCTTTTCGAATCAGGTGGCGACCGCGATCGAGAGCGCAAAACTCTTTGAAAAGATTTCGATTGCGGAAGCCGAGCTTGAGAATATCTTCAGGTCGATATCGGACATGGTCTACTTTACCGACATGGACTACACGATAAAGAGCGTCAACAAGGCGGTTATGGACAGATTCGGCAAGGACGAAAAGGCCCTTGTCGGCAAGAAGTGTTATGAGGTCTTTCACGGCATGGACGTGCCCTGGAAGGAGTGTCCGCATCACAAGACGGTAATAGAGAAGAAGGCCTTTGTGGAAGAACTGGAGGATCCCTTCCTGGGGGGAACCTTTCTCACGTCTACCTCTCCGATCTTCGACACCTCGGGCAACTTCATGGGGACCGTTCACATCGTCAGGGATATCACCGAGATAAAGAATATCCAGGAGAGGCTGTCGAATGCAGAGAGGATGGCGGCACTCGGAGAGGTGGCGGCAAAGGTCACCCATGAAATCAGGAATCCCCTCGTCTCGATAGGCGGCTTCGCCCTGAGACTGGAGAAGAAGCTCGACGGCAACCTGAAGGAGTACGCCTCGATCATCACGAATGAGGTGAGGAGGCTCGAGGAAATTCTGAAGGACATCCTCGGTTTTGTGCGTGAGGTGAGGCTGTCCAGGACGACCGTGGATATCAACGCCCTGCTCGGCGATATCCTTTCTCTCGTGGCTTCCGAGATCGGGGAAAGGGGGATCACTATCGGGACGAGTTTCGGCGAAGTCGCCACCTCCCTCTTGGACCCCGACAGGATAAAGGAGGCCTTCTTGAATATTATGAATAACGCCATTCAGGCTGTCGGGACTCATGGAGAGATAAGGGTGAAGACTTACGCGAGGGATGACTTTATTGTCGCCGAGGTGAGTGACACGGGGGCCGGCATCGATGAAAAGGACATGCCTTTTATCTTTGATCCCTTTTATACTACAAAACCGACGGGAACCGGTCTCGGGCTTGCGATAACGCGGCGGATCATCGAAGAGCACAAGGGCAGGGTGGAAGTGAGGAGTAAGGCCGGAGCCGGTACAACAATACGGGTCTTTTTACCGAAGGGAAAGGAGGTATCATGA
- a CDS encoding class I SAM-dependent RNA methyltransferase, giving the protein MRAESPVYGGYAIGRDGKVVFIRGAIPGELVEVAIEEKKKDYSIATARNILEPSPSRREAPCRVFGLCGGCQLQFVEYEGQVSMKEEIIRDTMRRIGGLDVQLLPPLTDREFRYRHRAQFKVSPKGEVGFYREGTRDILRIEECPVMVDEINGALRELRGIGLTGLKEISVIFGDTLAAIVKGDVTDELVQGVLDAEIAGIAFENGDSQGKDYITLDLNGLKYSVTPWSFFQSHWSLNRKVVETVVERLAPLSGKKVLDLYAGAGNFALPLSVGAEEVIAVEENRFAAEDGKRNAMLNGIKNCRFIGLSAEKSLERGGKRRGEKLLGESSYDIVVLNPPRPGLTRDCLKKVLDLGAKKVVYLSCNPATLARDLKKMNDRYDLESLALIDFFPNTYHIESLAFLNLR; this is encoded by the coding sequence ATGAGAGCGGAAAGTCCGGTTTACGGGGGATACGCGATCGGCAGGGACGGCAAGGTCGTATTTATCAGGGGCGCCATCCCCGGTGAACTCGTTGAAGTCGCGATCGAGGAGAAGAAGAAGGATTACAGCATTGCCACGGCAAGAAATATCCTTGAACCTTCCCCCTCGAGGAGAGAAGCGCCGTGCAGGGTATTCGGACTCTGCGGGGGCTGCCAGCTGCAGTTCGTCGAGTATGAAGGTCAGGTCTCGATGAAGGAGGAGATAATCCGTGATACGATGAGACGGATCGGCGGTCTTGACGTTCAGCTCCTGCCTCCTCTCACGGACAGAGAGTTCCGCTACAGGCACAGGGCGCAATTTAAGGTCTCACCGAAAGGAGAGGTCGGTTTTTACCGGGAAGGGACCAGGGATATCCTCCGTATCGAGGAATGTCCCGTCATGGTCGATGAGATAAACGGTGCCTTGCGGGAATTGAGGGGTATTGGGCTTACAGGACTCAAGGAAATATCTGTTATATTCGGTGACACCCTTGCGGCGATCGTGAAGGGCGATGTCACCGATGAACTCGTTCAGGGGGTCCTCGATGCGGAGATAGCCGGAATAGCCTTTGAGAACGGCGATTCTCAGGGTAAGGATTACATCACGCTCGACCTCAACGGATTGAAGTATTCGGTCACCCCCTGGAGCTTTTTCCAGAGCCATTGGTCCCTGAACAGGAAGGTTGTCGAGACCGTGGTCGAAAGGCTGGCTCCGCTGAGCGGTAAGAAGGTCCTCGACCTCTATGCGGGAGCCGGCAACTTCGCCCTCCCCCTCTCGGTGGGAGCGGAAGAGGTAATTGCGGTGGAAGAGAACCGCTTTGCGGCGGAGGACGGAAAGAGAAACGCCATGCTCAACGGCATAAAGAACTGCAGGTTTATCGGGCTATCGGCCGAGAAGAGTCTCGAACGAGGAGGGAAGCGGCGGGGTGAAAAGCTTCTCGGAGAGAGCAGCTATGACATCGTTGTCCTGAATCCCCCGAGGCCCGGCTTAACGCGGGACTGTCTGAAGAAGGTTCTCGATCTGGGGGCAAAAAAGGTAGTTTACCTCTCGTGCAATCCGGCGACCCTCGCAAGAGACCTAAAAAAAATGAACGACCGGTATGACCTCGAGTCGCTTGCGCTTATCGATTTTTTTCCCAATACATATCATATCGAGTCGCTCGCATTCCTGAACCTGAGATGA